The Pseudodesulfovibrio sp. zrk46 genome contains a region encoding:
- a CDS encoding PAS domain S-box protein translates to MPRRIAYFIPLLIGLGLIITIAAAVYSDGEHYSQKARLEVFYKLSTVRSSLENSLNARLQLAKAIKSFIMHTPTVDETTFSGFTDRLLSDVSGVRRVLYAVNNEITLVYPAREASKTIGLNLKRDFMRTIRDLAVRVEKTRKPQLSQPVKTSEFSRLIVSATPVPLPAENNSGQQWGVVLVFMDADSLMRDIKDGQGAASLDVALREPGERPGSSIMLHGKGRVFTMAPVIMNIPIPGNYWQVGAVPAGGWPDSPNRNMIMYGGGAAAATATFLLFTLVFLLLKGIREREKYRYLIQNAKSIIIRFDLSAHITFSNEYADRFFGFEPGELVGRPLVGTILPEKSLEGEPSKRLINRMLDNPDMHIFHENICTRKNGELVWVSWANRAVRDRDGNTVEMLSVGTDITDRKIMEDARKQSERQYRLLAENVTDIILGLDADRRYTFVSPSDEALRGFPRYETLGRHISDFLTPQSTRIFDDATDDLISRITIGELPPTATLDLEFLCSDDTTVWLETQFGLLLNDDAELIGMQGVARDISDRKRAEMLRDDMERIVKHDLKTPLGAVVGLPGEIRRMGPLSSVQTDMLATIEDAGENMLSLINRSLDLFKMESGSYHLYRTPVNVLATVEAIKNETRAIIREKGISVGIEIPEGTEDKPFTINVEEPLFRSMIANLVLNALQASPDGGAVTISLSSDPMTTITIRNQGEVPMDMREIFFEKYTSSRNGGGTGLGTYSARLIARTHGGDITVDTSVPDETSVTVTLPV, encoded by the coding sequence ATGCCGAGACGAATAGCTTATTTCATCCCTCTCCTCATAGGCCTGGGCCTGATCATCACCATCGCGGCCGCGGTTTATTCCGATGGAGAGCACTATTCCCAGAAGGCTCGGCTTGAGGTCTTCTACAAGCTGTCCACGGTTCGCAGCTCCCTCGAAAACAGCCTCAATGCCCGACTCCAACTGGCCAAGGCAATCAAGTCGTTCATCATGCACACCCCGACTGTGGACGAAACGACGTTCAGCGGCTTCACGGACAGACTACTCTCCGATGTGAGCGGTGTCCGGCGAGTGCTTTATGCGGTGAACAACGAGATCACCCTTGTCTATCCGGCACGCGAAGCCAGCAAAACCATCGGGCTGAACCTGAAGCGGGACTTCATGCGCACCATTCGCGATCTGGCGGTACGCGTGGAAAAGACACGCAAGCCTCAGCTTTCCCAACCCGTGAAGACCTCGGAATTCAGCCGTCTGATCGTCTCTGCCACACCGGTCCCCCTGCCCGCTGAAAACAACTCGGGTCAACAATGGGGCGTTGTACTGGTGTTCATGGACGCCGACAGCCTGATGCGCGACATCAAGGACGGACAGGGTGCGGCCTCGTTGGACGTCGCCCTGCGCGAACCGGGTGAACGTCCCGGCAGCTCCATCATGCTCCATGGCAAGGGGCGCGTGTTCACCATGGCTCCGGTCATCATGAACATCCCCATCCCCGGCAACTACTGGCAGGTCGGCGCTGTCCCGGCAGGCGGCTGGCCAGATTCTCCGAATCGAAACATGATCATGTACGGCGGCGGCGCAGCAGCGGCAACAGCGACATTTCTGTTGTTCACGCTCGTCTTCCTGCTGCTCAAGGGCATCCGCGAGCGCGAGAAGTACCGCTACCTCATCCAGAACGCCAAGAGCATCATCATCCGGTTCGACCTCTCCGCGCACATCACATTCAGTAATGAATATGCGGACCGCTTCTTCGGCTTTGAACCCGGCGAACTCGTGGGAAGGCCCCTCGTCGGCACCATCCTGCCGGAAAAGAGTCTGGAAGGAGAGCCCTCCAAGCGGCTCATCAACCGCATGCTCGACAACCCCGACATGCACATCTTCCACGAGAACATCTGCACCCGCAAAAACGGCGAGCTTGTCTGGGTATCCTGGGCCAACCGCGCCGTCAGGGACCGTGACGGCAACACCGTGGAGATGCTCAGCGTGGGCACCGACATCACGGACCGCAAGATCATGGAAGACGCCCGCAAGCAGAGCGAGCGCCAATACAGACTGCTGGCAGAAAACGTCACGGATATCATCCTTGGTCTGGATGCAGACCGGCGCTACACCTTTGTCAGTCCGTCCGATGAAGCATTACGTGGCTTCCCCCGTTACGAGACCCTTGGCCGCCACATCAGTGACTTTCTCACCCCGCAGTCCACACGGATCTTCGACGATGCCACGGACGACCTGATCAGTCGCATCACCATAGGAGAGCTGCCACCCACCGCAACGCTGGATCTGGAGTTCCTGTGCAGTGACGACACCACCGTCTGGCTGGAGACCCAGTTCGGCCTGCTGCTCAACGATGACGCCGAACTCATCGGCATGCAGGGCGTTGCCCGCGACATCTCCGACCGAAAGCGCGCCGAGATGCTCCGCGACGACATGGAGCGCATCGTCAAGCACGACCTCAAGACGCCGCTCGGCGCTGTGGTCGGCCTGCCCGGGGAGATCCGCCGCATGGGGCCCCTTTCTTCAGTGCAAACCGACATGCTCGCCACCATCGAAGACGCGGGCGAAAACATGCTCAGCCTCATCAACCGCTCCCTCGACCTGTTCAAGATGGAGTCGGGCTCCTATCACCTGTACCGCACCCCGGTGAATGTCCTCGCCACGGTGGAAGCCATCAAGAATGAGACCCGCGCCATCATCAGGGAAAAGGGCATCAGTGTCGGCATCGAGATTCCCGAAGGCACGGAAGACAAACCGTTCACCATCAACGTCGAGGAACCGCTGTTCCGCTCAATGATCGCCAACCTTGTCCTGAACGCACTTCAGGCCTCGCCCGATGGCGGCGCTGTCACCATCTCCCTGTCCAGCGACCCGATGACGACCATCACCATCCGCAATCAGGGCGAAGTCCCCATGGACATGCGCGAAATTTTCTTCGAGAAGTACACCAGCTCCCGCAACGGCGGCGGCACAGGGCTCGGCACGTACTCCGCCCGTCTCATTGCCCGTACTCACGGCGGCGACATCACTGTCGACACCTCGGTTCCGGACGAGACATCAGTCACTGTCACACTGCCTGTGTAA
- the pstB gene encoding phosphate ABC transporter ATP-binding protein PstB — MSNVIKAASTNLDFYYGDFKALEDISIEFEQNRVTALIGPSGCGKSTYLRCINRMNDLITGTRVVGQMTLDGEDIYAPGIDVVSLRRRIGMVFQKPNPFPKTIFENVAYGLKVNGIKDKQFIEQRVEESLKGAALWDEVKDRMHTSALGLSGGQQQRLCIARALAIEPEVLLMDEPASALDPIATQKIEDLIHELKKDFTIIIVTHSMQQAARVSDRTAFFYMGKLIEVGDTKTMFTNPANKQTEDYITGRFG; from the coding sequence ATGAGCAATGTCATTAAAGCAGCATCCACGAACCTTGATTTCTATTATGGAGACTTCAAGGCACTGGAAGACATAAGCATAGAATTCGAACAAAACCGCGTTACGGCCCTAATTGGTCCCTCCGGCTGCGGTAAATCGACCTACCTCCGGTGCATCAATCGCATGAACGATCTGATCACCGGGACTCGCGTGGTTGGCCAGATGACCCTCGATGGCGAAGACATTTACGCCCCGGGCATCGACGTGGTTTCCTTGCGCCGCCGCATCGGCATGGTGTTCCAGAAGCCGAACCCCTTCCCCAAGACCATCTTCGAGAACGTGGCTTACGGCCTCAAGGTCAACGGCATCAAAGACAAGCAATTCATCGAGCAACGTGTGGAAGAATCTCTCAAGGGCGCTGCCCTGTGGGACGAAGTCAAAGATCGCATGCACACTTCTGCGCTCGGCCTCTCCGGCGGCCAGCAGCAGCGCCTGTGCATTGCCCGCGCACTCGCCATCGAGCCCGAAGTTCTGCTCATGGACGAACCCGCCTCCGCCCTGGACCCCATCGCGACCCAGAAGATCGAAGACCTCATCCACGAACTCAAGAAGGACTTCACCATCATCATCGTTACCCACTCCATGCAGCAGGCCGCACGCGTGTCTGACCGCACCGCGTTCTTCTACATGGGCAAGCTCATCGAAGTCGGCGACACCAAGACCATGTTCACCAATCCGGCCAACAAGCAGACCGAGGATTACATCACCGGTCGTTTCGGCTAG
- the phoU gene encoding phosphate signaling complex protein PhoU, protein MEQRAHFSKKLEDLKVKVLRMAALSESAVHKAVKAYLENDADLAEEVVNGDDVINDMEDAIDNFSLELLALDQPMAVDLRTIIGAQRITVNLERLGDEAVNLAHRAIFLSTRPPLPHNPKMEALAGVAKTMLSDALKAYVDDDVNQAGAVCRMDDKADDLNIAILRQFMTEMVSESRIVERGVHAIIGARHLERVADLATNVAESVVFIVEGTSMKHSCKG, encoded by the coding sequence ATGGAACAACGCGCACACTTTTCCAAGAAACTTGAGGACCTGAAAGTCAAAGTCCTTCGCATGGCGGCTCTTTCCGAGTCCGCAGTGCACAAGGCCGTTAAAGCGTACCTTGAGAACGACGCGGATCTGGCCGAAGAGGTCGTGAATGGCGACGACGTCATCAATGATATGGAAGACGCCATCGACAACTTCAGTCTTGAACTCCTCGCCCTTGATCAGCCCATGGCCGTGGATTTGAGGACCATCATCGGAGCACAGCGCATCACCGTTAACCTTGAGCGCCTCGGCGACGAAGCCGTCAACCTGGCCCACCGAGCCATCTTCCTGTCCACCCGTCCGCCCCTGCCGCACAATCCCAAGATGGAAGCTCTCGCAGGCGTGGCCAAGACCATGCTCTCCGACGCCCTCAAGGCGTACGTGGACGATGATGTCAATCAGGCCGGCGCCGTCTGTCGCATGGATGACAAGGCCGATGACCTGAACATCGCTATCCTGCGCCAGTTCATGACCGAGATGGTCTCCGAATCCCGCATCGTTGAACGCGGCGTTCACGCCATTATCGGCGCCCGCCACCTGGAGCGCGTCGCAGACCTCGCCACCAACGTGGCCGAGTCCGTGGTCTTCATCGTGGAAGGCACCAGCATGAAACACTCCTGCAAGGGCTAA
- a CDS encoding ATP-binding protein — translation MTEQEKHRFSLRRWIVIILVSWTAVSVFFLMYASSLIDQSVLAQVHTKALEAFNKDQAFRLWATMHGGVYVPVTDDTPSNPYLAASEKDISTPAGIHLTLMNPAYMVRQLNESFGSLYGMQGHITSLEPLRPENKADEWETGALRQFEEGTAEVYEIVQEGGEKYVRFMRPMITSEGCLKCHEHQGYVVGDVRGGVSVKVAMAPFLPAGESLKERTGLLLSLLWLAGVGMILFGADLLHRNLREREEMADSLRRAKGAAESANVSKSMFLANMSHEIRTPLNGIAGVLELFRRTPLSREQSEYVDAAMESGKRLNHLLSDILDLSMVEADVMKLRHEPVDLKTLLTETEMLFWPSARQAGLTLECCLASGTPQMIQSDGVRLQQLFSNLVGNAIKFSSNGNIVLTTTPLPVDEEGKCRILFTVSDNGRGIPEKGLAKMFEPFAQMEESYTKSYQGAGLGLAICKRIIDLMGGAMAVSSLEDEGTTVYLSIPFELAVVEEKAVKPRDMGDGLPDLGLDVLLVEDDRVSRMVAERLLVKMGCRVATAENGQEALDVLRDDLYDVVLMDIQMPVLNGIEATQAIRNGEAGEVNATIPIVAMTAYATASDGEKFIAAGMDRHVTKPVDIQRLLDVMNSYDGRAHDTQ, via the coding sequence ATGACAGAGCAGGAAAAACATAGATTTTCATTGCGACGGTGGATCGTAATAATTCTGGTGTCATGGACGGCTGTCAGTGTCTTTTTCCTGATGTACGCTTCCAGTTTGATAGATCAGTCTGTTCTCGCGCAGGTGCACACCAAGGCGCTTGAAGCCTTCAACAAAGATCAGGCGTTTCGTTTGTGGGCTACGATGCACGGCGGTGTGTATGTTCCGGTAACGGATGATACACCGTCCAATCCGTATCTCGCAGCTTCTGAAAAGGATATTTCCACGCCTGCCGGTATCCATCTCACACTAATGAATCCCGCCTATATGGTGCGTCAACTCAACGAGTCCTTCGGTTCCTTGTATGGAATGCAGGGGCATATCACGAGTCTGGAGCCTCTTCGCCCGGAAAACAAAGCCGATGAGTGGGAGACAGGTGCGCTCAGGCAATTCGAAGAAGGCACCGCCGAAGTCTATGAAATTGTGCAGGAAGGCGGCGAGAAGTATGTCCGGTTCATGCGCCCGATGATCACATCAGAAGGGTGTCTGAAATGCCACGAACATCAGGGGTATGTCGTTGGTGATGTGCGAGGCGGAGTGAGCGTCAAGGTTGCGATGGCTCCATTTCTGCCTGCCGGAGAGTCTCTCAAGGAGCGAACCGGGCTGCTCCTTTCACTCTTATGGTTGGCAGGCGTGGGTATGATCCTGTTTGGCGCCGATCTTCTTCATCGTAATCTCCGTGAGCGTGAAGAGATGGCAGACAGTCTGCGGCGGGCCAAAGGGGCGGCTGAGAGTGCCAATGTCTCCAAGTCCATGTTCCTTGCCAACATGAGTCACGAGATACGGACTCCACTCAATGGTATTGCCGGTGTGCTGGAACTCTTCAGGCGAACGCCTTTGAGCAGGGAACAGTCTGAATATGTGGATGCAGCCATGGAGTCGGGTAAGCGTCTGAACCACCTTTTGTCCGATATCCTTGATCTTTCCATGGTCGAAGCCGATGTGATGAAACTTCGTCACGAGCCAGTGGATTTGAAAACGCTGCTGACGGAAACCGAGATGCTCTTCTGGCCGAGTGCTCGGCAGGCCGGGCTGACGCTCGAATGCTGTCTGGCGTCTGGAACACCGCAAATGATTCAGAGTGATGGAGTTCGTCTGCAACAACTCTTTTCCAATCTGGTGGGCAACGCCATCAAGTTCAGTTCCAATGGCAACATAGTGCTGACAACAACGCCTCTGCCGGTTGATGAGGAAGGTAAGTGTCGGATCCTCTTCACGGTCTCGGACAACGGGCGTGGAATTCCTGAAAAGGGGTTGGCGAAAATGTTCGAGCCGTTCGCGCAAATGGAAGAGTCCTATACCAAGAGTTATCAGGGCGCCGGGTTGGGGTTGGCCATCTGTAAGCGTATTATTGATCTGATGGGCGGGGCCATGGCTGTCAGCAGTCTTGAGGATGAAGGGACCACTGTGTATTTGAGCATCCCCTTCGAGCTTGCCGTGGTCGAGGAGAAGGCCGTCAAACCACGGGATATGGGAGACGGGCTGCCCGATCTGGGGCTTGATGTGCTGTTAGTGGAGGATGACCGAGTCAGCCGAATGGTGGCGGAACGGTTGCTGGTAAAAATGGGGTGTCGCGTCGCCACTGCTGAAAATGGCCAGGAGGCATTGGATGTACTGCGGGACGACCTCTACGACGTCGTGCTGATGGATATTCAGATGCCGGTGCTTAACGGTATCGAGGCTACACAGGCCATCCGCAATGGCGAGGCTGGCGAAGTCAATGCCACTATCCCCATCGTGGCCATGACAGCATACGCAACGGCGTCCGACGGCGAAAAGTTCATCGCTGCAGGGATGGACAGGCATGTGACCAAGCCGGTGGACATTCAGCGACTGCTTGATGTGATGAATTCCTATGACGGCAGGGCGCACGATACTCAGTAG
- a CDS encoding 30S ribosomal protein S1, with amino-acid sequence MENNVEAPEMEMNFADALDEYLNSDFGDLDEGTIVAGEVVKVDKDYVLVDVNFKSEGQIPVAEFTAADGEMTVKVGEKVDVYVARKNEAEGTIYLSRDKAVRMQVFDKLEELQEKDGEVIGRIVRRIKGGYTVDLSGVEAFLPGSHVDLRPVPDMDALVNQEFDFKILKINRRRSNVIVSRRVLLEEMRSEQRDKLLATLEDGQVVTGKVKNITEYGVFIDLGGLDGLLHITDMSWKRIKHPKEMVQLGDDLELKILSFDREAQKVSLGLKQLVPDPWENIAEKYPADSRFNGTITNLADYGAFVELENGVEGLVHISEMSWTRKLRHPSQMVKVGDEVEVIVLGVDQDKKRISLGMKQISPNPWDVVAEKYPEGTVLEGAIKNITEFGVFIGIEEGIDGLIHVSDISWTKKIRHPSEVYKVGDSVQAKVLTVDKENEKFTLGVKQLTEDPWTQVPAKYPVGQMITGTVTNITDFGLFVEVEEGIEGLVHVSEISRKKVKSPSEIYKESDSIEAKVIHVSADERRLGLSIKQTKEDAAPARKSKSFGGGTSGGDIAGSTLGDLLREKLEEAAGDIPTDDAE; translated from the coding sequence ATGGAAAACAATGTTGAAGCACCCGAAATGGAAATGAACTTTGCTGATGCTCTCGATGAGTATCTGAATTCCGATTTCGGCGATCTTGATGAAGGCACCATCGTTGCTGGTGAAGTCGTCAAAGTTGACAAGGACTATGTCCTCGTCGATGTGAATTTCAAGTCCGAAGGCCAGATCCCTGTCGCAGAATTCACCGCAGCTGACGGTGAAATGACCGTTAAGGTCGGTGAGAAGGTTGATGTCTACGTCGCTCGTAAGAACGAAGCCGAAGGCACCATCTACCTGTCCCGCGACAAGGCTGTCCGCATGCAGGTTTTCGACAAGCTGGAAGAGCTCCAGGAAAAGGACGGCGAGGTCATCGGCCGCATCGTCCGCCGCATCAAGGGTGGTTACACCGTCGATCTCAGCGGCGTCGAAGCCTTCCTGCCCGGCTCCCACGTTGATCTTCGCCCTGTCCCCGACATGGACGCTCTGGTCAACCAGGAATTCGACTTCAAGATCCTCAAGATCAACCGCCGTCGTTCCAACGTCATCGTTTCTCGTCGCGTTCTTCTCGAAGAAATGCGCAGCGAACAGCGCGACAAGCTGCTCGCCACTCTGGAAGACGGCCAGGTCGTCACCGGTAAGGTCAAGAACATCACCGAATACGGTGTATTCATCGACCTCGGCGGTCTCGACGGTCTCCTCCACATCACCGACATGTCCTGGAAGCGCATCAAGCATCCCAAGGAAATGGTCCAGCTGGGCGACGATCTCGAACTGAAGATCCTCTCCTTCGACCGTGAAGCTCAGAAGGTCTCCCTGGGCCTGAAGCAGCTCGTTCCGGATCCGTGGGAAAACATCGCAGAGAAGTACCCCGCCGATTCCCGTTTCAACGGTACCATCACCAACCTCGCTGACTACGGTGCATTCGTAGAGCTCGAGAACGGTGTCGAAGGCCTGGTTCACATCTCCGAGATGTCCTGGACCCGCAAGCTGCGCCACCCCTCTCAGATGGTCAAGGTCGGTGACGAAGTTGAAGTCATCGTTCTGGGCGTCGATCAGGACAAGAAGCGCATCTCTCTCGGCATGAAGCAGATCTCCCCGAACCCGTGGGATGTCGTGGCCGAGAAGTACCCCGAGGGCACCGTCCTCGAGGGCGCCATCAAGAACATCACCGAATTCGGCGTCTTCATCGGTATCGAAGAAGGCATCGACGGTCTCATCCACGTGTCCGACATCTCCTGGACCAAGAAGATTCGCCACCCTTCCGAGGTTTACAAGGTCGGCGATTCCGTTCAGGCCAAGGTCCTCACCGTGGACAAGGAAAACGAGAAGTTCACTCTCGGTGTGAAGCAGCTCACCGAAGATCCGTGGACTCAGGTTCCTGCCAAGTACCCCGTGGGTCAGATGATCACCGGTACCGTCACCAACATCACCGACTTCGGTCTCTTCGTTGAGGTTGAAGAAGGCATTGAAGGTCTGGTGCACGTTTCCGAGATCTCCCGCAAGAAGGTCAAGTCTCCCTCCGAGATCTACAAGGAAAGCGACTCCATCGAAGCTAAGGTCATCCACGTGTCCGCTGACGAGCGCCGCCTCGGCCTCTCCATCAAGCAGACCAAGGAAGACGCAGCTCCTGCTCGCAAGTCCAAGTCCTTCGGCGGTGGCACTTCCGGTGGCGATATCGCCGGTTCCACCCTGGGTGACCTGCTCCGCGAAAAGCTCGAAGAAGCTGCTGGCGACATCCCCACGGACGACGCTGAGTAG
- the sppA gene encoding signal peptide peptidase SppA: protein MRMAETHTRFSQRHPFIFGVLMIILAVALFIGATAFVRAMGWTTGSFSIGKDTIGVVRIEGTILDSSDVVSWIRTLRDDEDVKGVLLRVNSPGGAIAPSQEIYQAVTALAAQKPVVASYATVAASGGYYASAPAQIIVANPGSITASIGVMAEFVTLTEALEKLGIKPEVLTTGKYKAAGTPMRELSPAQREQILGMMLDMHDQFVDDVAKARGMDRDRVAAIADGRAVTGRQALALGLVDMLGSEQQAFDKLKELCQIEGKAVLKDGPVEEKTLLQEVLGTVKIEFDASTTPGLKFSF from the coding sequence ATGCGCATGGCTGAAACCCATACTCGGTTCTCCCAGCGCCACCCCTTTATTTTTGGGGTGCTCATGATAATACTGGCCGTGGCCCTTTTTATAGGGGCCACGGCCTTTGTTCGCGCCATGGGCTGGACCACCGGGTCTTTCTCCATCGGCAAGGACACCATCGGCGTCGTACGCATCGAAGGCACCATCCTCGATTCTTCCGACGTCGTCTCCTGGATCCGCACGCTCCGTGACGACGAAGACGTCAAAGGCGTCCTTCTGCGCGTCAACTCTCCTGGTGGCGCCATCGCCCCCTCACAGGAAATTTATCAGGCCGTGACAGCCTTGGCTGCCCAGAAGCCTGTTGTGGCCTCCTACGCCACTGTAGCGGCCTCTGGAGGCTATTACGCCTCTGCCCCGGCCCAGATCATTGTGGCCAACCCCGGCTCTATCACGGCCTCCATCGGCGTCATGGCCGAATTCGTCACCCTCACCGAGGCGCTCGAGAAGCTCGGCATCAAGCCCGAAGTGCTCACCACTGGCAAGTACAAGGCAGCCGGCACGCCCATGCGCGAGTTGTCTCCTGCCCAGCGTGAACAGATTCTCGGCATGATGCTCGACATGCACGACCAGTTCGTGGATGACGTCGCCAAGGCGCGCGGCATGGACCGCGACCGCGTGGCTGCCATTGCTGATGGACGAGCCGTCACCGGCCGTCAGGCTCTCGCTCTCGGCCTCGTGGACATGCTCGGTTCCGAGCAGCAGGCCTTCGACAAGCTCAAGGAGCTTTGTCAGATCGAAGGCAAGGCTGTCCTTAAAGATGGCCCAGTCGAAGAGAAGACGTTGCTGCAGGAAGTTCTCGGCACCGTCAAAATCGAATTCGACGCCAGCACGACTCCCGGTCTCAAATTTTCTTTCTAA
- a CDS encoding lytic transglycosylase domain-containing protein has translation MEVFKSMRLLLAAFIIMGLAFGCTPKNSGDATLNDPALSEVPVDAEPLEPEVDAAPEVDEDLTQTEQAVLNARFGLLFDLEPHETKEVEQYFNYFTHKARKTMVRWLERSQPYLPHVRRVFTKYGLPQDLVLLPFVESGYNVRAYSWAGAGGMWQFMKGTGRLYGLKSDWWIDERRDPYKATDAAARHLRDLYDRFGDWYLALAAYNAGEGKISRALKKAGCNDFFELTKRNRKLSRRVRLKTETRHYVPKFIAISKIFQNLDTLGFAPVSWDMEMEVAPVKIPGGTDLLALARAGGMTWKDFHSYNPAFRRQVSPPHMEATAYLPVGKADKMMAYLADPGSRPYAGYTRHRVRSGDSWWRISRRYKVPVSVLKKVNNTRSNNLRPGQYVMVPGNGSSRTVAASRPASSSSSTRAIAAKRGNYVVRNGDTLWSISQKFGTTVNTIKRSNGLRSSRLKVGQKLYIPNNSGAATKQAVKDAGKVKTQLVRYKVRRGDNLTSIARKFGVTVSELKKWNSLNRKGTIYAGQRLKVYVQ, from the coding sequence TTGGAAGTATTTAAATCAATGCGTCTGCTTTTGGCCGCCTTCATTATAATGGGGCTGGCTTTTGGCTGTACACCGAAAAATTCGGGGGACGCAACTCTCAACGACCCCGCTTTGAGCGAAGTTCCCGTGGACGCAGAGCCGCTGGAGCCTGAAGTTGATGCCGCTCCTGAGGTCGATGAAGACCTGACCCAAACTGAGCAGGCAGTCCTCAATGCCCGCTTCGGCCTGCTGTTCGATCTTGAGCCTCACGAGACCAAGGAAGTCGAGCAGTACTTCAATTATTTCACGCATAAGGCACGTAAGACCATGGTGCGCTGGCTGGAACGTTCCCAGCCGTATCTGCCCCACGTCCGTCGTGTGTTTACCAAGTACGGCCTGCCCCAGGATCTGGTGCTGCTGCCGTTCGTGGAATCCGGTTACAACGTCCGCGCCTACTCCTGGGCCGGTGCTGGCGGTATGTGGCAGTTCATGAAAGGAACTGGTCGTCTCTACGGCCTCAAGTCCGACTGGTGGATCGATGAGCGTCGCGATCCCTACAAGGCCACCGACGCTGCCGCTCGTCATCTGCGCGATCTTTACGATCGTTTTGGTGACTGGTATCTCGCCCTCGCTGCGTACAACGCGGGTGAAGGAAAAATCTCCCGCGCTCTCAAGAAAGCCGGTTGTAACGACTTCTTCGAACTGACCAAGCGTAACCGTAAGCTTTCCCGCCGCGTCCGTCTCAAGACCGAGACCCGCCACTACGTTCCGAAATTCATTGCTATCTCCAAGATTTTCCAGAACCTCGACACACTCGGTTTCGCGCCGGTGTCCTGGGACATGGAAATGGAAGTGGCTCCCGTCAAGATTCCTGGCGGCACCGATCTGCTGGCTCTGGCCCGCGCAGGCGGCATGACTTGGAAAGATTTCCATAGTTACAACCCTGCCTTCCGTCGTCAGGTCAGCCCGCCGCACATGGAAGCTACCGCCTACCTGCCTGTTGGCAAGGCGGACAAGATGATGGCCTATCTGGCCGACCCCGGCTCCCGTCCGTACGCTGGCTATACACGCCATCGCGTTCGTTCCGGCGACTCCTGGTGGCGCATTTCCCGTCGCTACAAGGTGCCTGTTTCGGTCCTTAAAAAGGTTAACAACACCCGCTCCAACAATTTGCGCCCCGGCCAGTACGTGATGGTGCCCGGCAACGGTTCCAGCCGCACCGTGGCTGCGTCCCGTCCGGCTAGCTCTTCCAGCAGCACCCGCGCCATTGCCGCCAAACGTGGTAACTATGTGGTCCGTAACGGCGATACTCTCTGGTCCATCTCGCAGAAGTTCGGCACCACGGTGAACACCATCAAGCGTTCCAATGGGCTGCGTTCCAGCCGTCTCAAGGTCGGTCAGAAGCTCTACATCCCGAACAACTCCGGTGCTGCCACCAAGCAGGCCGTGAAGGACGCTGGCAAGGTCAAGACGCAGCTCGTCCGCTATAAGGTGCGTCGCGGTGACAACCTCACCTCCATCGCCCGCAAGTTCGGCGTGACTGTCAGTGAGCTCAAGAAGTGGAATTCCCTGAATCGCAAGGGAACCATTTATGCAGGCCAGCGATTGAAGGTGTACGTTCAGTAA
- a CDS encoding RNA methyltransferase — MQKNGKEKKDGKIYVVGNKPVKELLQDDPSKVDFVAFRKGRHDKQLDEIFDLCRTAKVPFKSVSAKDLDFMYRGNHQGIAARCAALSYTPFTELLENATEAPLPLIVVLDQVQDTGNVGVLARTLYALGGAGLVVGQHHGAYLGAGAVRSSAGALNKLPVAKVGNIANAIKDCVNYDYTVYCARMTNDSKDIYEATLDTPAVLILGNEEKGIRPGVAKYSHDSLHIPFLREFDSLNVAQAGAIIVSEFAKRMR, encoded by the coding sequence ATGCAGAAAAACGGCAAAGAGAAGAAAGACGGCAAAATCTACGTTGTGGGCAACAAGCCCGTAAAAGAATTGCTTCAGGACGACCCGTCCAAAGTGGATTTTGTGGCCTTTCGCAAGGGGCGTCACGACAAACAGCTCGATGAAATCTTCGATCTTTGTCGTACCGCCAAGGTTCCCTTCAAGTCGGTAAGCGCCAAAGATCTCGACTTCATGTACCGGGGTAACCATCAGGGAATCGCTGCCCGATGTGCAGCCCTCTCCTACACGCCCTTCACCGAACTGCTCGAAAATGCCACCGAAGCCCCGCTTCCCCTCATCGTGGTCCTCGATCAGGTGCAGGATACCGGCAACGTCGGCGTACTCGCCCGCACCCTCTACGCCCTCGGCGGCGCAGGTCTGGTGGTCGGCCAGCACCACGGCGCCTACCTCGGAGCAGGAGCCGTCCGTTCCAGCGCCGGAGCCCTCAACAAGCTCCCGGTTGCCAAAGTCGGTAACATCGCCAACGCCATCAAGGACTGCGTGAACTACGACTACACCGTCTACTGCGCCCGCATGACCAACGACTCCAAGGACATCTACGAGGCCACCCTCGATACTCCGGCTGTGCTCATTCTCGGCAACGAAGAAAAAGGCATTCGCCCCGGCGTAGCCAAGTACTCCCACGATTCCCTGCACATCCCCTTCCTGCGCGAGTTCGACTCCCTCAACGTCGCACAGGCCGGTGCCATCATCGTATCCGAGTTCGCCAAACGTATGAGATAA